Proteins from a single region of Desulfobacter postgatei 2ac9:
- a CDS encoding YdbL family protein, translating to MKSIKFLLAMTIALSFVFGTMAFADSIKERMTQRLPQIVDLKNRGIVGETNTGYLEFVTAQKEKQDVVAAENQDRKTIYIQIAKQQNVSIQLVQKRRAATLFSNGTEGHYYQNEAGAWIRK from the coding sequence ATGAAATCCATTAAATTTTTGCTTGCCATGACCATTGCCCTCTCTTTTGTCTTCGGCACTATGGCGTTTGCCGATAGTATTAAAGAACGCATGACACAACGGCTCCCACAGATTGTCGATTTAAAAAATAGAGGCATTGTTGGCGAAACAAATACCGGTTATCTTGAATTTGTCACCGCCCAAAAAGAAAAACAAGACGTGGTGGCAGCCGAAAACCAGGATCGCAAAACCATTTACATCCAGATTGCAAAACAGCAGAATGTCTCGATCCAGCTTGTTCAGAAAAGAAGGGCAGCCACCCTGTTTTCGAACGGCACAGAAGGCCACTATTACCAGAACGAGGCTGGTGCCTGGATTAGGAAATAA
- a CDS encoding intermembrane phospholipid transport protein YdbH family protein: MSFKKTLKILLPTCLLLVLCVQSIIIFLPTISKHIIHSALGPLAGNQPLDFTISRLGVNDTQISDISFGEDLHLDTIRFSYHIDTKNIIRVQKIVISGLNVTLHLDEKNRIRVNGFSFPRDKDVDNTGRPVFDISAFESYFAYLPEDIVLKNSTLIIKVGKDRFCIPVTADIQLDRKTLLGEMKMSILPMNQKITLWATAKFLHGPVQMKIFAEHLYPEMLLAMVPDGDRILSKFHGPVDFSIETKDFSNFHFELNNLGLEAAPRLNFNFPKISGVLSHDKRVMALKADGPVQIISPGIDLGPFRFEIFSQMASGTIDQFSLTFQNEVTKTWGLTPKSMALSFYPIDFTDQIQLFDPHFRLFVSGDFEHQAGQLTFSGTGIKSFRKNKAKHKDVLNISGVQVKTEFDGNFWRPDSLKHVKLDALIDKIDFRQNIKDKGIRAQGVYFELPMTYPFRNIKTFGRAGAKKIVLHDKIAPAVSAKVVQASDFGMDITGKVTRLGFSGLTIDFSATAGLDSAMSPFAKCQIATDKFSVTENTLIPFIPGISQMGDLKFDISAKADFSYINQNINSSADIQVSNGTLNFLEPGFSVSGISAGMHFNDLMVPETLPGQYINIDTFNAGRFNGNNGKIRFSLEDGKSINIENFKFNWCNGIVSTEAFRLPSEDNAIHLTLYCDRLEMEDLFHQLGAFDAEGGGTLSGRIPVVMKKNEIGFDNGFLFSTPGEGGRIFITNLDRMLAGVPKNTPEFSQLDLAGEALKNFEYKWVTLKLNTHEDTLAVNMELDGKPLSVLPFEYDRNLNSFVRRNGQSPGSNFQGIKLDVNLSLPFNQVIQFGSNLKRIMNP, translated from the coding sequence ATGTCATTTAAAAAGACTTTAAAAATTTTATTGCCGACATGCCTGCTACTTGTGTTGTGTGTCCAGTCTATTATTATTTTTTTGCCAACTATTTCAAAGCATATTATCCATTCAGCCCTTGGCCCTTTGGCGGGGAACCAGCCCCTTGATTTCACAATATCCCGTTTGGGGGTCAATGATACCCAGATCAGTGATATCTCTTTTGGTGAGGATTTGCACCTGGATACCATACGGTTTTCCTACCACATTGATACAAAAAATATTATCCGTGTTCAAAAAATCGTTATATCCGGGCTTAATGTGACGCTTCATCTGGATGAAAAAAATAGAATCCGGGTCAACGGATTTTCATTTCCCCGGGATAAGGACGTGGATAATACAGGCCGCCCTGTTTTTGATATCAGCGCCTTTGAATCATATTTTGCATATCTGCCCGAAGACATTGTTTTAAAAAACAGTACCCTCATTATTAAGGTTGGAAAAGATCGGTTTTGCATACCAGTGACGGCAGATATTCAACTGGATCGCAAGACGCTTCTTGGGGAGATGAAAATGTCCATCCTTCCCATGAATCAAAAGATCACGCTTTGGGCCACAGCTAAATTTTTACACGGCCCCGTGCAAATGAAAATTTTCGCAGAACATCTTTATCCTGAGATGCTTTTGGCCATGGTCCCGGATGGGGATCGGATCTTGAGCAAATTTCACGGGCCTGTGGATTTTTCAATTGAAACAAAAGATTTTTCAAACTTTCATTTTGAACTCAATAACCTTGGGCTTGAAGCGGCGCCTCGTTTAAACTTTAATTTTCCTAAAATTTCAGGTGTTTTGTCTCATGATAAAAGAGTAATGGCTCTCAAGGCAGACGGGCCCGTGCAGATCATAAGTCCTGGAATTGATTTGGGTCCGTTCAGATTTGAAATTTTTTCCCAAATGGCATCCGGTACAATTGATCAATTCTCTTTGACGTTTCAAAATGAAGTCACCAAGACCTGGGGCCTTACACCTAAATCCATGGCATTATCTTTTTATCCGATTGATTTTACAGATCAAATTCAACTTTTTGATCCCCACTTCAGGCTCTTTGTTTCAGGCGATTTTGAACACCAGGCCGGTCAGTTGACTTTTTCGGGGACAGGCATTAAGTCCTTTAGAAAGAATAAAGCCAAACACAAGGATGTTCTCAATATTTCCGGGGTACAGGTAAAAACCGAATTTGATGGTAATTTCTGGCGACCTGACTCTTTAAAGCATGTAAAGCTTGATGCCCTAATTGACAAAATAGACTTTCGACAAAACATCAAAGATAAAGGCATCCGGGCCCAAGGTGTTTATTTTGAACTGCCCATGACCTATCCTTTTAGAAATATAAAAACTTTTGGTCGGGCAGGGGCAAAAAAAATTGTCCTGCATGATAAGATCGCCCCTGCTGTTTCTGCAAAGGTCGTCCAGGCATCAGATTTTGGCATGGATATTACAGGAAAGGTGACCCGTCTCGGATTTTCGGGCCTGACCATTGATTTTTCCGCCACAGCCGGCCTTGATTCTGCTATGAGTCCTTTTGCCAAATGTCAAATTGCCACTGATAAATTCTCCGTTACCGAAAATACACTGATTCCCTTTATTCCCGGTATATCTCAGATGGGTGATCTTAAATTTGACATATCTGCCAAGGCAGATTTTTCCTATATAAATCAAAATATTAATTCATCTGCCGATATACAGGTCTCCAACGGCACATTAAACTTTCTTGAACCCGGTTTTTCGGTCTCCGGGATATCTGCCGGCATGCATTTTAATGACCTTATGGTCCCTGAAACCCTTCCAGGCCAGTATATAAATATTGACACATTTAATGCCGGCCGCTTTAACGGTAATAATGGAAAAATAAGATTCAGCCTTGAAGATGGAAAATCCATTAATATTGAAAATTTTAAATTTAACTGGTGCAATGGGATTGTCTCAACAGAAGCGTTCAGACTGCCGTCAGAGGATAACGCCATCCATTTAACCTTATATTGTGACCGGCTTGAGATGGAAGACCTATTTCATCAGCTTGGCGCCTTTGATGCAGAAGGGGGTGGTACCTTAAGCGGGCGTATTCCGGTGGTTATGAAAAAAAATGAAATCGGTTTTGATAACGGCTTTCTTTTTTCTACACCCGGGGAGGGAGGCCGGATTTTTATCACAAATCTTGACAGGATGCTTGCCGGAGTTCCAAAGAATACGCCTGAATTCTCTCAACTTGATCTTGCAGGGGAAGCGTTAAAAAATTTTGAGTACAAGTGGGTGACGCTTAAACTGAATACCCATGAGGATACACTTGCCGTAAACATGGAGCTTGATGGAAAGCCTCTATCTGTTTTACCCTTTGAATATGATCGAAACCTGAATTCCTTTGTTCGCCGTAATGGACAAAGCCCTGGATCAAATTTTCAGGGAATCAAACTCGATGTTAATTTAAGCCTGCCATTTAACCAGGTTATTCAATTTGGCAGTAACTTGAAGCGGATTATGAACCCTTAA
- a CDS encoding YnbE family lipoprotein: MLKRCGLVVVSIIFPALVGCSTSHEIEVKPVEIKPIHITIDVNVKVDKALDDFFGDIDAAQEKLENNQPKTGGTE; this comes from the coding sequence ATGCTAAAACGATGTGGGTTGGTGGTTGTCAGTATTATTTTTCCGGCATTGGTCGGCTGCAGCACCAGTCACGAAATTGAAGTCAAACCGGTTGAAATTAAACCCATCCATATTACGATTGATGTAAATGTCAAGGTTGACAAGGCCTTGGATGATTTCTTCGGTGATATTGATGCGGCCCAGGAAAAGCTTGAAAATAATCAGCCTAAAACAGGAGGAACTGAATAA